In Citrus sinensis cultivar Valencia sweet orange chromosome 4, DVS_A1.0, whole genome shotgun sequence, one DNA window encodes the following:
- the LOC102623955 gene encoding protodermal factor 1 isoform X2 — MKRERGMLASLFMWATVAGFLFQNLVIPVMSIRFEDQKHYYSPPDPHSGSPPTGSHKSPPHGKTPPSHGTPTPPSHGTYNPTPSPPSNCGNPPNEPSTPSTPSIPSNPPSDGGGYNSPPTYGGGSPPSDGGGYNSPPTYGGGSPPDIVTPSPPDTITPSPPSITPGTPTIPTPPFDPNSPVPGTCTYWSSHPGLIWGLLGWWGTLGGIGVPSVPGFGSSTSLLQALSNTHTDGFGALYREGTASWLNSVASHRFPFTTNQVRNSFVAALHSDKAAAAQARLFKLANEGHLKPRV; from the exons atgaagagagaaagaggCATGCTGGCTTCTTTGTTCATGTGGGCTACGGTTGCTGGGTTTCTCTTCCAGAACCTAGTAATTCCTGTAATGTCCATTCGCTTTGAAGATCAGAAGCACTACTACTCTCCGCCAGACCCACATTCAGGAAGTCCCCCAACAG GTTCACACAAGAGTCCACCCCATGGAAAGACACCACCCTCTCATGGAACCCCAACGCCACCATCACACGGAACCTACAACCCAACTCCATCACCACCTTCAAACTGTGGAAATCCACCAAATGAACCTAGCACCCCATCAACCCCATCAATTCCATCAAACCCTCCTTCCGATGGTGGTGGTTACAACTCTCCTCCAACTTACGGAG GCGGTAGCCCTCCTTCCGACGGTGGTGGTTACAACTCTCCTCCAACTTACGGAGGCGGTAGCCCTCCTGATATTGTCACCCCAAGCCCTCCTGATACCATCACCCCAAGCCCACCATCCATCACTCCAGGCACCCCTACCATTCCCACACCTCCATTTGACCCAAATTCTCCTGTCCCTGGTACCTGCAC TTACTGGAGTTCTCACCCGGGATTGATATGGGGTCTGCTGGGCTGGTGGGGTACATTGGGCGGCATAGGTGTGCCTAGTGTTCCTGGTTTTGGGTCAAGTACGAGCCTCCTGCAAGCTCTTTCCAACACTCACACTGATGGATTTGGAGCACTCTACAGAGAAGGAACTGCATCCTGGCTCAACTCCGTGGCCAGCCATAGATTCCCTTTCACAACCAACCAAGTCCGGAACAGTTTTGTAGCAGCACTCCACTCAGACAAGGCAGCAGCAGCTCAAGCTCGGCTCTTCAAGCTTGCCAATGAGGGCCACCTCAAGCCAAGAGTCTGA
- the LOC102623955 gene encoding protodermal factor 1 isoform X1, with amino-acid sequence MKRERGMLASLFMWATVAGFLFQNLVIPVMSIRFEDQKHYYSPPDPHSGSPPTGSHKSPPHGKTPPSHGTPTPPSHGTYNPTPSPPSNCGNPPNEPSTPSTPSIPSNPPSDGGGYNSPPTYGGGSPPSDGGGYNSPPTYGGGSPPSDGGGYNSPPTYGGGSPPDIVTPSPPDTITPSPPSITPGTPTIPTPPFDPNSPVPGTCTYWSSHPGLIWGLLGWWGTLGGIGVPSVPGFGSSTSLLQALSNTHTDGFGALYREGTASWLNSVASHRFPFTTNQVRNSFVAALHSDKAAAAQARLFKLANEGHLKPRV; translated from the exons atgaagagagaaagaggCATGCTGGCTTCTTTGTTCATGTGGGCTACGGTTGCTGGGTTTCTCTTCCAGAACCTAGTAATTCCTGTAATGTCCATTCGCTTTGAAGATCAGAAGCACTACTACTCTCCGCCAGACCCACATTCAGGAAGTCCCCCAACAG GTTCACACAAGAGTCCACCCCATGGAAAGACACCACCCTCTCATGGAACCCCAACGCCACCATCACACGGAACCTACAACCCAACTCCATCACCACCTTCAAACTGTGGAAATCCACCAAATGAACCTAGCACCCCATCAACCCCATCAATTCCATCAAACCCTCCTTCCGATGGTGGTGGTTACAACTCTCCTCCAACTTACGGAGGCGGTAGCCCTCCTTCCGACGGTGGTGGTTACAACTCTCCTCCAACTTACGGAGGCGGTAGCCCTCCTTCCGACGGTGGTGGTTACAACTCTCCTCCAACTTACGGAGGCGGTAGCCCTCCTGATATTGTCACCCCAAGCCCTCCTGATACCATCACCCCAAGCCCACCATCCATCACTCCAGGCACCCCTACCATTCCCACACCTCCATTTGACCCAAATTCTCCTGTCCCTGGTACCTGCAC TTACTGGAGTTCTCACCCGGGATTGATATGGGGTCTGCTGGGCTGGTGGGGTACATTGGGCGGCATAGGTGTGCCTAGTGTTCCTGGTTTTGGGTCAAGTACGAGCCTCCTGCAAGCTCTTTCCAACACTCACACTGATGGATTTGGAGCACTCTACAGAGAAGGAACTGCATCCTGGCTCAACTCCGTGGCCAGCCATAGATTCCCTTTCACAACCAACCAAGTCCGGAACAGTTTTGTAGCAGCACTCCACTCAGACAAGGCAGCAGCAGCTCAAGCTCGGCTCTTCAAGCTTGCCAATGAGGGCCACCTCAAGCCAAGAGTCTGA
- the LOC102623463 gene encoding uncharacterized protein LOC102623463 isoform X1: protein MFQIGVFLKPIVGVVMIKRGSRSKAWQGPRLPVLIACLGLILVVSILLMGENSEKPNSSYGLVKQKWNSFDSSVQLNPTVELRNGTDVIWQIPDSPKAVLFLAHGCNGRAVHFWDRSPNCPNCIGLPEERLLVLHALSRGFAIITISSAGRCWTLGEERLVVREIIRWWVERHKLEKLPLVALGASSGGYFVSALAKGLRFSSIALMIAEGLFDQMDIPEDYPPTLFVHMPKDSYRQRKIGEFLEVLRNKGIDVAEIECMEFPLSRNFFTDRIPGLEQANSTKLFELFQEKGFIDENGYMRSDGRRTRWKEALRESNAIFLNKNLVHHVQEELNLAFAYHEMTSLPSEQIFKWFETHMS, encoded by the exons ATGTTCCAAATTGGCGTTTTCTTAAAACCGATTGTTGGAG TAGTAATGATCAAGCGTGGAAGCAGGTCAAAGGCATGGCAGGGGCCACGGCTACCAGTTCTTATTGCCTGTTTGGGACTGATCCTTGTAGTATCGATATTATTAATGGGCGAAAACAGTGAAAAACCCAATTCATCGTATGGACTTGTGAAGCAAAAATGGAATAGCTTTGATTCCTCTGTTCAGTTAAACCCGACTGTAGAGTTGAGGAACGGGACAGATGTGATATGGCAGATACCCGATTCGCCAAAGGCAGTTCTCTTTCTTGCTCACGGATGCAATGGCAGAGCTGTTCACTTTTGGGATAGATCTCCTAACTGTCCTAACTGCATTGGTTTGCCTGAGGAAAGATTGCTCGTCCTTCACGCCCTTTCCCGAGGGTTTGCTATTATTACCATTTCTAGTGCAGGAAGGTGTTGGACTTTAGGGGAAGAAAGATTGGTTGTTAGAGAAATTATAAGGTGGTGGGTTGAGAGACACAAGCTTGAAAAGCTTCCGCTTGTGGCTTTGGGGGCCTCTTCCGGAGGGTATTTTGTTTCTGCTCTTGCTAAGGGTTTGAGGTTTAGTAGTATTGCTCTTATGATTGCTGAAGGGTTGTTTGATCAAATGGATATCCCAGAGGACTATCCGCCTACTCTTTTTGTGCATATGCCAAAAGATTCATATAGGCAGCGGAAAATAGGtgaatttttggaagttctcAGAAATAAAGGCATTGATGTTGCAGAGATCGAATGCATGGAGTTTCCATTGTCACGAAATTTCTTTACTGATAGGATTCCAGGTCTTGAACAGGCTAATTCTACTAAATTATTCGAGCTATTTCAAGAGAAGGGCTTTATTGATGAGAATGGATATATGAGGAGTGATGGTCGTAGAACACGTTGGAAAGAAGCTCTTCGAGAAAGCAATGCCATTTTTCTGAATAAGAATTTGGTCCATCACGTGCAGGAGGAACTAAATCTTGCATTTGCATACCACGAAATGACTAGCCTGCCGTCTGAGCAGATCTTTAAATGGTTTGAAACTCATATGAGCTGA
- the LOC102623463 gene encoding uncharacterized protein LOC102623463 isoform X2 — MFQIGVFLKPIVGVMIKRGSRSKAWQGPRLPVLIACLGLILVVSILLMGENSEKPNSSYGLVKQKWNSFDSSVQLNPTVELRNGTDVIWQIPDSPKAVLFLAHGCNGRAVHFWDRSPNCPNCIGLPEERLLVLHALSRGFAIITISSAGRCWTLGEERLVVREIIRWWVERHKLEKLPLVALGASSGGYFVSALAKGLRFSSIALMIAEGLFDQMDIPEDYPPTLFVHMPKDSYRQRKIGEFLEVLRNKGIDVAEIECMEFPLSRNFFTDRIPGLEQANSTKLFELFQEKGFIDENGYMRSDGRRTRWKEALRESNAIFLNKNLVHHVQEELNLAFAYHEMTSLPSEQIFKWFETHMS, encoded by the exons ATGTTCCAAATTGGCGTTTTCTTAAAACCGATTGTTGGAG TAATGATCAAGCGTGGAAGCAGGTCAAAGGCATGGCAGGGGCCACGGCTACCAGTTCTTATTGCCTGTTTGGGACTGATCCTTGTAGTATCGATATTATTAATGGGCGAAAACAGTGAAAAACCCAATTCATCGTATGGACTTGTGAAGCAAAAATGGAATAGCTTTGATTCCTCTGTTCAGTTAAACCCGACTGTAGAGTTGAGGAACGGGACAGATGTGATATGGCAGATACCCGATTCGCCAAAGGCAGTTCTCTTTCTTGCTCACGGATGCAATGGCAGAGCTGTTCACTTTTGGGATAGATCTCCTAACTGTCCTAACTGCATTGGTTTGCCTGAGGAAAGATTGCTCGTCCTTCACGCCCTTTCCCGAGGGTTTGCTATTATTACCATTTCTAGTGCAGGAAGGTGTTGGACTTTAGGGGAAGAAAGATTGGTTGTTAGAGAAATTATAAGGTGGTGGGTTGAGAGACACAAGCTTGAAAAGCTTCCGCTTGTGGCTTTGGGGGCCTCTTCCGGAGGGTATTTTGTTTCTGCTCTTGCTAAGGGTTTGAGGTTTAGTAGTATTGCTCTTATGATTGCTGAAGGGTTGTTTGATCAAATGGATATCCCAGAGGACTATCCGCCTACTCTTTTTGTGCATATGCCAAAAGATTCATATAGGCAGCGGAAAATAGGtgaatttttggaagttctcAGAAATAAAGGCATTGATGTTGCAGAGATCGAATGCATGGAGTTTCCATTGTCACGAAATTTCTTTACTGATAGGATTCCAGGTCTTGAACAGGCTAATTCTACTAAATTATTCGAGCTATTTCAAGAGAAGGGCTTTATTGATGAGAATGGATATATGAGGAGTGATGGTCGTAGAACACGTTGGAAAGAAGCTCTTCGAGAAAGCAATGCCATTTTTCTGAATAAGAATTTGGTCCATCACGTGCAGGAGGAACTAAATCTTGCATTTGCATACCACGAAATGACTAGCCTGCCGTCTGAGCAGATCTTTAAATGGTTTGAAACTCATATGAGCTGA
- the LOC102623185 gene encoding uncharacterized protein LOC102623185: protein MSQVRVLVMYDGKWFCSPSGYYLYSGGQTKGIIVSDDITYKELVDRLYGIVKVDTNEYVITMKSLYKANIPTMPVEIVDDDDVRFFIQENAAHPTELRSPICITIEQKGSRCQETEGYHAALDHQTPAASRSESNQISVVVPGMQATEVEEQNLNAFNGDPVAANFGTEAPLGCGDGILAANIEVSEQQDDIQRLDLSQDDCGDKLPIRRSNTRSAAINPFHSYEDIVCGKTFTSKKDLIKKLKLGAAKKNFAFKVSKSTKDRFEVVCADTNCKWRLRATKTAEDEYFEIRRFSNIHICTQPPAKNRKKQTALQRPDGERGIRKCGRCSLIGHNRQTCKNFTPS from the coding sequence ATGTCTCAAGTGAGAGTGTTGGTTATGTATGATGGCAAATGGTTTTGTTCTCCGAGTGGTTATTATCTTTACAGTGGTGGTCAAACGAAAGGTATCATAGTTTCAGATGATATTACTTACAAGGAGCTCGTGGATAGGTTGTATGGCATTGTCAAGGTAGATACAAATGAATATGTTATTACAATGAAGTCCTTATATAAAGCAAATATACCCACCATGCCTGTAGAGATAGTCGATGACGATGATGTGAGATTCTTTATACAAGAAAATGCTGCACATCCCACAGAGTTGAGAAGTCCAATATGCATCACTATTGAACAGAAGGGATCACGGTGTCAAGAAACAGAAGGATACCATGCGGCCTTAGATCATCAGACTCCAGCTGCCTCTCGAAGTGAAAGCAATCAAATATCTGTAGTTGTGCCAGGAATGCAAGCTACTGAAGTTGAGGAACAAAATCTAAATGCATTCAATGGTGATCCAGTTGCTGCCAATTTCGGAACTGAAGCACCTTTAGGCTGTGGTGATGGAATACTAGCTGCCAATATTGAGGTTAGTGAGCAACAAGATGATATTCAACGCCTTGACTTGTCCCAAGATGATTGTGGTGATAAGTTGCCAATCCGGCGCTCCAACACCAGATCTGCGGCCATCAATCCTTTCCATTCTTATGAAGATATTGTGTGTGGGAAAACATTCACGAGTAAAAAGGATTTGATAAAAAAGTTGAAGCTTGGAGCAGCGAAGAAGAATTTTGCTTTCAAAGTGTCAAAGTCAACTAAAGATCGATTTGAAGTTGTATGCGCGGATACAAACTGTAAATGGCGACTACGAGCAACAAAGACGGCAGAGGACGAGTATTTTGAGATAAGGAGATTTTCGAACATTCACATTTGTACACAGCCGCCGGCCAAAAATCGAAAGAAGCAAACTGCCTTGCAGCGGCCTGATGGAGAACGGGGCATTCGAAAGTGTGGGAGATGTAGTTTAATTGGTCATAACCGACAAACTTGCAAGAATTTTACACCATCCTAA
- the LOC102622881 gene encoding trifunctional UDP-glucose 4,6-dehydratase/UDP-4-keto-6-deoxy-D-glucose 3,5-epimerase/UDP-4-keto-L-rhamnose-reductase RHM1-like, translating into MATVYTPKNILITGAAGFIASHVCNRLIGNYPEYKIVVLDKLDYCSNLKNLNPSRLSPNFKFIKGDVASADLVHFILLTEKIDTIMHFAAQTHVDNSFGNSFEFTKNNIYGTHVLLEACKITGQIKRFIHVSTDEVYGETDEDAVVGNHEASQLLPTNPYSATKAGAEMLVMAYGRSYGLPVITTRGNNVYGPNQFPEKLIPKFILLAMKGKPLPIHGDGSNVRSYLYCEDVAEAFDTILHKGEVGHVYNIGTKKERRVIDVATDICKLFSLNPDIQIKFVENRPFNDQRYFLDVQKLKQLGWYERVTWEEGLQKTMKWYISNPDWWGDVSGALLPHPRTSMAPAIEGKVDGHDTTFMLKINNSSQSRMVVRASKSNSSRQKPSLKFLIYGRTGWIGGLLLKICEKQGIPFEYGKGRLENRSQLLADIQNVNPTHVFNAAGVTGRPNVDWCETHKPETIRTNVVGTLTLADVCRENGLLMMNYATGCIFEYDAKHPEGTGIGFKEEDKPNFTGSFYSKTKATVEELLKEYDNVCTLRVRMPISSDLNNPRNFITKISRYNKVVNIPNSMTILDELLPISVEMAKRNLSGIWNFTNPGVVSHNEILEMYKAYIDPGFKWTNFTLEEQAKVIVAPRSNNELDASKLKKEFPELLSIKESLIKNVFEPNKKTTFGRVAK; encoded by the exons ATGGCTACTGTTTACACGCCGAAGAACATTCTTATTACTGGAGCTGCTGGCTTCATTGCATCCCATGTATGCAACCGTCTCATTGGGAACTACCCGGAGTACAAGATTGTTGTTCTTGACAAACTTGATTACTGTTCAAACCTCAAGAACCTGAACCCCTCGCGATTGTCTCCGAACTTTAAGTTCATCAAGGGAGATGTCGCTAGTGCTGACTTGGTTCACTTCATTCTCCTAACCGAAAAGATTGATACCATTATGCACTTTGCTGCTCAGACCCATGTTGACAACTCCTTCGGCAACAGCTTTGAGTTCACTAAGAACAACATTTATGGAACACATGTTCTTCTCGAAGCCTGCAAGATCACAGGGCAAATCAAGAGGTTTATCCATGTCAGCACTGATGAGGTTTATGGGGAAACTGACGAGGATGCCGTGGTGGGGAACCATGAGGCTTCTCAGCTTTTGCCGACAAACCCTTATTCTGCCACAAAAGCTGGGGCCGAGATGCTTGTCATGGCCTACGGGCGTTCGTATGGCTTGCCTGTGATTACTACTAGAGGAAACAATGTGTATGGGCCCAATCAATTTCCTGAAAAGCTGATTCCAAAATTCATCCTCTTGGCTATGAAAGGAAAGCCTCTTCCTATTCATGGGGATGGATCAAATGTGAGGAGTTATCTCTACTGTGAGGATGTTGCTGAGGCATTTGATACTATTCTCCACAAAGGAGAAGTAGGCCATGTGTACAATATTGGGACGAAGAAAGAAAGGAGAGTGATTGATGTGGCCACAGACATCTGCAAACTTTTCTCTTTGAACCCAGATATTCAGATTAAGTTTGTGGAGAATAGGCCATTTAATGACCAGAGGTATTTCTTGGATGTTCAAAAGCTGAAACAATTAGGTTGGTATGAGCGGGTTACTTGGGAAGAGGGTCTGCAAAAGACAATGAAATGGTACATCAGCAATCCTGATTGGTGGGGTGATGTTAGTGGTGCTCTTCTCCCTCATCCAAGAACGTCGATGGCACCTGCAATTGAAGGGAAAGTTGATGGACATGATACTACTTTCATGCtcaagataaataattctAGCCAGAGCCGAATGGTGGTTAGAGCTTCCAAGAGCAATTCCTCTAGACAGAAGCCATCCCTGAAGTTCTTGATTTATGGGAGAACGGGGTGGATAGGGGGCCTTCTTTTGAAGATTTGTGAAAAGCAAGGGATACCCTTCGAGTATGGAAAGGGACGCTTAGAGAACAGGTCACAACTCTTGGCCGATATTCAAAATGTGAACCCAACTCATGTCTTCAATGCGGCTGGAGTGACTGGAAGACCCAATGTGGATTGGTGTGAAACTCATAAGCCTGAGACAATTCGCACCAATGTTGTAGGCACATTGACCTTGGCAGATGTCTGCAGAGAGAATGGcctacttatgatgaattacgCTACTGGTTGTATTTTCGAATATGATGCTAAGCATCCAGAGGGTACGGGAATTGGGTTCAAGGAGGAAGACAAACCCAATTTCACTGGCTCTTTCTATTCTAAAACCAAAGCCACG GTTGAAGAGCTTTTGAAAGAATATGATAATGTTTGTACCCTCAGAGTCCGAATGCCTATTTCGTCTGATCTCAACAATCCCCGTAACTTTATCACAAAGATTTCACGGTATAACAAAGTGGTGAACATTCCTAATAGCATGACTATCTTGGATGAGCTTCTACCAATTTCAGTTGAGATGGCGAAAAGGAATTTGAGTGGTATATGGAACTTCACAAACCCTGGTGTTGTGAGTCACAATGAGATTCTAGAGATGTACAAGGCCTACATAGACCCTGGTTTTAAGTGGACTAATTTCACACTCGAAGAACAGGCTAAGGTTATTGTTGCCCCTCGAAGCAACAATGAACTCGATGCATCTAAGTTGAAGAAGGAGTTCCCTGAGTTGTTATCTATCAAGGAGTCGCTGATAAAAAATGTCTTCGAACCCAACAAGAAAACCACTTTTGGTAGAGTGGCAAAATAA